In Porites lutea chromosome 1, jaPorLute2.1, whole genome shotgun sequence, a single genomic region encodes these proteins:
- the LOC140953326 gene encoding DNA polymerase lambda-like, with the protein MSKTRNDDSSLGNQPEKKRKFSPDFSGISAVIVDVGLGKTRAAILAKQLERHGGKHIKNLDSATTHVIVDKKMKLERVKKYLGVKDIPDEVKVVDSDWLSNCLSEGNLVEIEHYILGKVCHDSKIKSTQNLSSKETFNVEQTSELVAGDLGPSGSKRDVETGTTHEIKSAVQGSPSKKASLKTQVTSADDDSDYADSGDEGSKSGKSPVITPNVSPEKLSKNLVCAQASTSHQQNHNQFITEKLQILATSYANTKDQWRALGYKKAIASVKNYHKKLETWEECSSLPFVGERLANKIWEIVETGHLRRLDHVDPKQDAINLFVGVWGAGPTTAEAWVSQGLNTLEDLKKHGKLTRQQEIGLKYYDEFLERMPREEAGQIEEVVKNAALEINPGLEAFACGSYRRGKPTCGDVDIIVSHPDGKSHGDVMTKLLDSLKSSGFLTDDLTFAENGEHRKYLGVCKLPGENSKHRRLDIIVVPYNEWACSLLYFTGSDYFNRSMRLLAKNNGMSLSEHSLNTGVVRKGGEKIFEGTPLPVFSEKDVFDYLGLEYREPHERDW; encoded by the coding sequence ATGTCTAAAACGCGAAATGATGACAGTTCTCTGGGTAATCAACCAGAGAAGAAACGGAAGTTTAGCCCTGATTTTTCGGGGATTAGCGCCGTGATTGTGGATGTTGGTCTTGGAAAGACTAGAGCTGCCATTTTGGCCAAACAACTTGAAAGGCATGGCGGAAAACACATCAAAAATTTGGATAGCGCCACCACACACGTGATAGTCGACAAGAAAATGAAACTAGAGAGGGTGAAAAAGTATTTAGGGGTGAAAGATATTCCTGATGAAGTCAAGGTTGTGGATTCTGACTGGTTGAGCAACTGTCTTTCTGAGGGAAATCTCGTagaaatagaacattacatctTGGGCAAAGTTTGCCATGATAGTAAGATCAAATCCACCCAAAACCTGTCAAGTAAAGAAACTTTCAATGTGGAACAGACCTCAGAGCTGGTGGCTGGTGACTTAGGACCTTCCGGGTCTAAACGTGATGTAGAAACCGGAACAACACATGAAATAAAGTCTGCAGTTCAAGGATCTCCAAGTAAAAAGGCTTCATTAAAGACTCAAGTCACATCTGCTGATGATGACAGCGATTATGCAGACAGTGGAGATGAAGGAAGCAAGTCTGGGAAATCACCAGTTATTACGCCCAATGTTTCACCAGAAAAGCTTTCAAAAAATTTAGTCTGTGCTCAGGCTTCCACATCTCACCAACAAAACCACAATCAGTTTATTACAGAGAAGTTGCAAATCCTGGCAACTTCTTATGCCAACACCAAGGATCAATGGAGAGCCTTGGGATATAAGAAAGCCATTGCGTCAGTCAAGAATTACCATAAGAAACTTGAGACATGGGAGGAATGTAGCAGCCTTCCATTTGTTGGAGAGCGGCTTGCTAATAAGATCTGGGAAATTGTTGAGACTGGGCATTTGCGGAGACTTGATCATGTGGATCCCAAGCAAGACGCCATTAACTTGTTTGTTGGTGTTTGGGGCGCTGGACCTACAACTGCAGAGGCGTGGGTGTCTCAAGGACTGAACACTTTGGAAGATCTGAAAAAACATGGGAAGTTGACACGTCAACAGGAAATTGGCTTGAAATATTATGATGAGTTTCTTGAGAGGATGCCACGAGAAGAAGCTGGACAGATTGAGGAAGTCGTCAAGAATGCAGCGTTAGAAATAAACCCAGGACTGGAAGCTTTTGCTTGTGGATCTTACCGTAGAGGAAAACCAACTTGTGGTGATGTTGATATCATCGTATCTCACCCAGATGGAAAATCACATGGGGATGTCATGACAAAACTGCTTGATAGCCTGAAATCCTCAGGATTTCTGACAGATGATCTTacatttgctgaaaatggcgaACATAGAAAATATCTAGGTGTTTGCAAACTTCCTGGTGAAAACTCAAAACACAGGCGCTTGGACATCATTGTGGTGCCTTACAATGAATGGGCATGTTCACTGTTGTACTTTACGGGCTCTGATTACTTTAATAGATCAATGAGGCTGCTTGCTAAAAATAATGGCATGTCATTATCCGAACACTCTTTAAACACAGGAGTAGTTCGTAAAGGAGGCGAAAAAATTTTTGAAGGAACACCACTTCCTGTGTTCAGTGAAAAAGATGTGTTTGATTATCTTGGATTAGAATATAGAGAACCTCATGAGAGAGACTGGTAA
- the LOC140931248 gene encoding structural maintenance of chromosomes protein 6-like codes for MIVLSGLEGAKNTFDHGVATHDPIRRNVFDRITKECLEVASDQNNINGIMSRKRPYPDEFNSDEDDSGIFSDQTSREIVAEEEDAEAIHQDPSVSGKIEHVTLINFLCHSNLHVPLGPNVNFIIGRNGSGKSAIMTGIVVALGGRATQTSRGLSLKNFVKKGCSSGQVSVQLRNKGSDAYKSAEYGDSIIIERKIMAEGGSSYKIKSTEGKVISASRTEVDHIVDHFNIQVDNPVSLLNQDTSRHLLNSNDTSDLYKFFMKATSLEQISSDYWSVMENKDIGLALLQKKEQNILDVRAELRRREARFIAVKQIKDVKEQIQELKGERVWAEVIENEKAVSKLATSVEKDKSELPKYDKEIQESEEKINEIDQQIKTKESEINTLKDEAASLKTEQQEIVLELQERKKAVKDKQSTLRQLQRDIREAKNEHSVLQKTIEDLKSSEEMKNKEEDRQQSQQLLEQKTEELKEYQDELEELNNRTYTLLEEEKGCKEQMAKLRQDEDNIRKKIRDKERQIQQVKYRANDRLLKFGAWMPKLVNTVKTAVRDGRFTKPPRGPIGFHVHLKDQKWSYAIEVCLKHLAYGFCVTNYQDMHTMKSLIAQTCQAFFPVVLVCPFQETVYDFSSYKPNCQFPTILDLLDIDDPVIANCLIDQLHIETALAIESRKQACDFIWSRDAPSTQAFALGGDHIIGGRCAKCIASVKEPRNYFSSNSQDDIRTINEEISQSRTELECLMDRRKTLEKTLKQKINELQETNKAKKKMQTSIASLQVEISELKESFEEEVSPDISVLETDLELYAQRLEDCTQQSQIAEEELAQASAAFQKQQEINTQHTQKVSVVFEKADSLKEELTSLNLIMDQERIRKNHHEKERRKFERKITENEKERDRLVKLAEQKADVASKHFPRVETTRSVTDLETEILKKQKYIEEEERNRGSVEKITKEFKEICDRYSEILKNTKNIQKLHKCLKNQMEKRMKYLKEKRKILASHTSQFFTRHLSQRGFSGYVSFDHSEETLELIVNVHKGPRHVHGGVDQSTRVMKSLSGGERSVSTICFLTALWGTMESPFRCLDEFDVFMDLYNRKVIMKMVLELAALPEEKHRQFIFLTPQDMSYLPIDRSVVRIFKLDDPDR; via the exons ttcatcaggaTCCCTCAGTATCTGGAAAAATTGAACATGTGACCTtgattaatttcctttgtcacTCTAACCTTCATGTTCCCTTGGGACCAAATGTTAACTTCATCATTGGAAGAAATGGAA GTGGCAAGAGTGCCATTATGACAGGCATTGTTGTGGCCTTGGGTGGACGCGCTACTCAAACAAGCCGAGGATTGAGCCTCAAGAATTTTGTCAAGAAGGGATGCAG TTCAGGACAAGTCTCAGTCCAACTACGTAATAAAGGGAGTGATGCATATAAAAGTGCTGAGTATGGTGATTCCATAATTATTGAAAGAAAGATTATGGCAGAGGGTGGCTCTTCGTACAAGATTAAGTCTACTGAAG GCAAAGTCATCTCAGCATCAAGAACAGAAGTTGATCATATTGTGGATCACTTCAACATTCAA GTTGACAACCCTGTGTCCTTGTTAAACCAAGACACAAGTCGGCACCTATTAAATAGCAATGACACCTCTGATCTATATAAG TTCTTCATGAAGGCAACAAGCCTGGAACAGATCAGTAGTGATTATTGGTCCGTTATGGAAAACAAAGATATTGGCTTAGCATTGCTGCAGAAAAAAGAACAG AACATTCTGGATGTGCGGGCGGAGCTGCGTAGACGGGAAGCAAGATTCATCGCTGTTAAGCAAATCAAAGATGTCAAAGAGCAGATTCAGGAACTAAAAGGAGAACGTGTTTGGGCCGAGGTTATTGAAAACGAGAAG GCAGTCTCTAAACTGGCAACATCTGTAGAGAAGGATAAGTCTGAACTACCAAAATATGATAAAGAGATTCAGGAAAGTGAG gaaaaaattaaCGAGATTGACcagcaaataaaaacaaaagaaagtgaaataaatacGTTAAAAGATGAAGCAGCAAGTTTGAAGACAGAAcaacaagaaattgttttaGAGCTTCAGGAAAGGAAAAAGGCTGTTAAAGACAAACAG TCCACTTTAAGGCAATTGCAGCGAGACATTAGGGAAGCAAAAAACGAGCATTCTGTTCTTCAAAAAACGATTGAGGACTTAAAAAGTTCTGA GGAGATGAAAAACAAGGAAGAGGATCGGCAGCAAAGTCAGCAACTGTTGGAACAAAAAACTGAGGAACTGAAGGAGTATCAAGATGAATTGGAGGAACTTAACAACCGAACTTATACACTCCTTGAGGAGGAGAAGGGTTGCAAAGAACAAATGGCTAAATTGAG ACAAGATGAAGACAACATACGGAAAAAAATCAGAGATAAGGAAAGACAGATACAGCAAGTCAAGTATAGAGCCAATGATCGACTTTTAAAATTTGGTGCCTGGATGCCAAAGTTAGTCAATACAGTTAAGACTGCTGTTCGTGACGGGAGGTTCACCAAGCCACCCAGAGGTCCCATAG GCTTTCATGTCCATTTGAAAGACCAAAAGTGGTCGTACGCAATTGAAGTATGTTTAAAACATCTGGCCTATGGATTCTGTGTTACAAACTATCAGGACATGCATACGATGAAGAGTCTCATTGCTCAGACCTGTCAAGCattctttcctgtggtactggtGTGCCCTTTTCAG GAGACTGTCTATGACTTTTCATCATAT AAACCAAACTGCCAGTTTCCAACTATACTGGACCTGCTAGACATTGATGATCCTGTTATAGCAAACTGTTTAATAGATCAG CTCCATATAGAAACTGCACTGGCCATAGAATCGAGAAAACAAGCTTGTGATTTCATATGGTCTAGGGATGCACCATCTACTCAG GCGTTTGCTTTAGGTGGTGATCATATCATTGGTGGACGTTGTGCTAAATGCATTGCCTCTGTGAAAGAACCAAGAAACTATTTCTCCTCCAACTCTCAAGATGATATACG GACGATAAATGAAGAAATATCTCAAAGCAGAACTGAACTCGAATGTCTCATGGATCGTCGGAAAACACTAGAGAAAACACTCAAACAAAAGATT AATGAGTTGCAAGAAACCAATAAggcgaaaaagaaaatgcaGACCTCCATAGCAAGTCTTCAAGTG GAAATTAGTGAGCTGAAGGAAAGCTTTGAAGAAGAGGTTTCGCCCGACATCTCAGTTTTG GAAACTGACTTGGAGTTGTATGCTCAGCGGCTTGAAGACTGTACTCAACAG AGCCAAATTGCAGAAGAAGAACTGGCTCAGGCTTCTGCggcttttcaaaaacaacaagAGATAAATACCCAGCACACGCAGAAAGTGTCCGTCGTATTCGAGAAAGCAGATTCCCTTAAG gAGGAGCTGACATCATTAAATCTAATTATGGACCAggaaagaataagaaagaatCATCATGAAAAAGAGCGGAGGAAATTCGAGCGGAAAATTACTGAGAATGAGAAAGAGCGAGATCGCCTGGTTAAGTTAGCAGAG CAAAAAGCTGACGTGGCAAGTAAACATTTTCCAAGAGTGGAAACTACCAGAAGTGTGACAGACCTCGaaacagaaattttaaaaaagcagaaaTATATTGAAGAGGAGGAACGAAA TCGTGGAAGTGTGGAGAAGATTACGAAagaatttaaagaaatttgtgATCGATATTCAGAGATCTTGAAGAACACGAAGAATATACAGAAATTACATAAG tgtTTAAAGAATCAAATGGAAAAAAGGATGAAATATcttaaagagaaaagaaaaatattagcTTCACATACATCTCAGTTCTTTACTCGACATTTAAGCCAACGAGGTTTTAGTGGATATGTATCCTTTGATCACAGTGAAGAGACTCTGGAACTCATA gTTAATGTGCACAAAGGTCCAAGACACGTTCATGGAGGCGTGGACCAGAGCACAAGAGTGATGAAGTCTTTGTCAGGCGGGGAAAGATCTGTCTCGACCATATGTTTTCTGACTGCCCTTTGGGGTACTATGGAGTCTCCATTCAGATGCCTTGACGAGTTTGATGTTTTTATG GATCTTTATAATAGAAAGGTTATAATGAAAATGGTGTTGGAGCTAGCGGCGTTACCAGAGGAGAAACATCGACAATTCATTTTTCTGACTCCTCAAGACATGAG TTATTTGCCTATAGATAGATCCGTGGTAAGAATTTTCAAGCTTGATGATCCTGACAGATGA